A single region of the Oncorhynchus kisutch isolate 150728-3 linkage group LG30, Okis_V2, whole genome shotgun sequence genome encodes:
- the LOC109879992 gene encoding uncharacterized protein LOC109879992 isoform X1, whose translation MVQCLLFTLLWVCAVALYSLGSTEIVSQTTEPSVSRSTDPTAETVTLGQVETQSPDTHTDQSIEEEQEPLPSDPCQDVELDKKVYQRDSHGVMQLVQGEDYKNTCNLSDSEQAHCLIYPTNLLNCSWNFHGLPNDSQSYASVFVCKKNERISSVDCVTEATGGQGAQGGTGKADRVVRNVSAGCQGSVDNSATSVILTFNVSCSDVWGIYTHIYQTKDIDVLRPPPNINLAWVREGVLLVQWGLPSSRSRNKSSCFHYQLQINDQVRNFTGLLTYNETNADPTHSHDVKMRVRKSKTCRGSQHWSSWSDTTKVAPFKFPNQLNSLVVVGIALGIPMILLSLLLLIRLQRERLFPHIPGPPLKIKHLLERDDQFQFVPQALQPKFVEEITVVEEAKETPVNLAS comes from the exons ATGGTGCAATGTCTGTTGTTCACACTGCTCTGGGTCTGTGCTGTGGCACTGTATTCCCTTGGGAGTACAGAGATAG TATCTCAAACGACTGAGCCAAGTGTCTCTAGGAGCACAGACCCGACGGCTGAGACAGTTACTTTAGGACAAGTTGAGACCCAAAGCCCTGATACGCACACAGACCAGAGCATAGAAGAAGAACAAGAACCACTTCCCTCAGACCCCTGTCAGGATGTTGAGTTGGATAAG aAGGTGTACCAGAGGGATTCTCATGGTGTTATGCAGCTGGTTCAGGGAGAGGACTACAAAAACACTTGCAACCTATCAGACA GTGAACAGGCCCACTGTCTTATCTACCCTACCAATCTACTCAACTGCTCCTGGAATTTCCATGGTCTCCCTAACGACAGCCAATCCTACGCCTCCGTCTT TGTGTGTAAGAAAAATGAGAGAATCTCCAGTGTGGACTGTGTCACTGAGGCCACAGGAGGCCAAGGAGCCCAGGGAGGGACTGGAAAGGCTGACCGTGTGGTTAGAAATGTGTCTGCTGGGTGCCAAGGCAGTGTGGACAACAGCGCCACCTCGGTGATCCTGACTTTCAACGTGTCATGCTCTGACGTGTGGGGCATCTACACCCATATATACCAGACCAAAGATATTGACGTGCTGCGCCCGCCCCCCAACATCAACCTAGCCTGGGTCAGAGAGGGGGTTCTGCTGGTGCAGTGGGGTCTCCCATCCAGCCGGTCACGCAACAAATCCAGCTGCTTCCACTACCAGCTACAGATCAATGACCAG GTGAGGAACTTTACGGGTTTACTGACATACAATGAGACCAACGCAGACCCCACACATTCACACGATGTGAAGATGAGGGTGAGGAAGAGTAAAACCTGCAGAGGATCTCAACACTGGAGCAGCTGGAGCGACACCACCA aggtggCCCCGTTTAAATTTCCCAATCAGCTGAACTCTCTGGTGGTCGTTGGCATCGCTCTGGGAATACCCATGATCCTcctgtctctgctgctgctgatTCGACTCCAGAG GGAACGTCTGTTTCCCCACATCCCTGGTCCCCCACTGAAGATTAAACACCTCTTGGAGAGAGACGACCAGTTTCAg TTTGTCCCTCAGGCCCTGCAGCCCAAATTTGTTGAGGAGATCACAGTGGTGGAGGAAGCTAAGGAAACACCTGTGAATTTGGCCAGTTAA
- the LOC109879992 gene encoding uncharacterized protein LOC109879992 isoform X2 — MVQCLLFTLLWVCAVALYSLGSTEIVSQTTEPSVSRSTDPTAETVTLGQVETQSPDTHTDQSIEEEQEPLPSDPCQDVELDKVYQRDSHGVMQLVQGEDYKNTCNLSDSEQAHCLIYPTNLLNCSWNFHGLPNDSQSYASVFVCKKNERISSVDCVTEATGGQGAQGGTGKADRVVRNVSAGCQGSVDNSATSVILTFNVSCSDVWGIYTHIYQTKDIDVLRPPPNINLAWVREGVLLVQWGLPSSRSRNKSSCFHYQLQINDQVRNFTGLLTYNETNADPTHSHDVKMRVRKSKTCRGSQHWSSWSDTTKVAPFKFPNQLNSLVVVGIALGIPMILLSLLLLIRLQRERLFPHIPGPPLKIKHLLERDDQFQFVPQALQPKFVEEITVVEEAKETPVNLAS, encoded by the exons ATGGTGCAATGTCTGTTGTTCACACTGCTCTGGGTCTGTGCTGTGGCACTGTATTCCCTTGGGAGTACAGAGATAG TATCTCAAACGACTGAGCCAAGTGTCTCTAGGAGCACAGACCCGACGGCTGAGACAGTTACTTTAGGACAAGTTGAGACCCAAAGCCCTGATACGCACACAGACCAGAGCATAGAAGAAGAACAAGAACCACTTCCCTCAGACCCCTGTCAGGATGTTGAGTTGGATAAG GTGTACCAGAGGGATTCTCATGGTGTTATGCAGCTGGTTCAGGGAGAGGACTACAAAAACACTTGCAACCTATCAGACA GTGAACAGGCCCACTGTCTTATCTACCCTACCAATCTACTCAACTGCTCCTGGAATTTCCATGGTCTCCCTAACGACAGCCAATCCTACGCCTCCGTCTT TGTGTGTAAGAAAAATGAGAGAATCTCCAGTGTGGACTGTGTCACTGAGGCCACAGGAGGCCAAGGAGCCCAGGGAGGGACTGGAAAGGCTGACCGTGTGGTTAGAAATGTGTCTGCTGGGTGCCAAGGCAGTGTGGACAACAGCGCCACCTCGGTGATCCTGACTTTCAACGTGTCATGCTCTGACGTGTGGGGCATCTACACCCATATATACCAGACCAAAGATATTGACGTGCTGCGCCCGCCCCCCAACATCAACCTAGCCTGGGTCAGAGAGGGGGTTCTGCTGGTGCAGTGGGGTCTCCCATCCAGCCGGTCACGCAACAAATCCAGCTGCTTCCACTACCAGCTACAGATCAATGACCAG GTGAGGAACTTTACGGGTTTACTGACATACAATGAGACCAACGCAGACCCCACACATTCACACGATGTGAAGATGAGGGTGAGGAAGAGTAAAACCTGCAGAGGATCTCAACACTGGAGCAGCTGGAGCGACACCACCA aggtggCCCCGTTTAAATTTCCCAATCAGCTGAACTCTCTGGTGGTCGTTGGCATCGCTCTGGGAATACCCATGATCCTcctgtctctgctgctgctgatTCGACTCCAGAG GGAACGTCTGTTTCCCCACATCCCTGGTCCCCCACTGAAGATTAAACACCTCTTGGAGAGAGACGACCAGTTTCAg TTTGTCCCTCAGGCCCTGCAGCCCAAATTTGTTGAGGAGATCACAGTGGTGGAGGAAGCTAAGGAAACACCTGTGAATTTGGCCAGTTAA